One Bombus huntii isolate Logan2020A chromosome 12, iyBomHunt1.1, whole genome shotgun sequence DNA segment encodes these proteins:
- the LOC126871796 gene encoding zinc finger protein 530-like → MCTTPGNVGTGFGYAWSFGGPGAETRENAQGELTTNISYAVNNNQDQGSSQKIQIDIKPTKVANSTHRRPMFTMNETCQQTPTTHHTAGAHNQTHGTHVRTKKHHDVFSLTCDKGGCNCDAAHATPPPSLFSNTLVFTTADKHAMSKHFMTPLGPLQLTAEECNEILMKRAAAASNQANVNNVATSQTDSTAHFGHVLTHVNTTQIETKVKQQQDMGSQVRVPKERPYSCSECGKSFLLKHHLTTHARVHTGERPHVCVHCGKSFAHKHCLHTHLLLHSADRPYQCRECKKSFTLKHHLVTHTRVHTRDRPFVCQECGRSFPLKRHLVTHSKFHSGERPFVCEECGESFSQKDHLTMHSRFHGSLHPFVCHDCGATFQRKFELVNHGRLHGRVPHSCTVCGKEFLQKRTLLAHMRLHTGETPFACTVCGEAFPRKTDLVTHSKIHNNNTNTDEKSLMCRECGLDFSNREALTLHLRLHSGDRTLVTDLCGLAAAFQQTPGHFLTPNTSGTHQMNGPIGNPGVSHMHGATQTSPPVGTGPKPKPHVCPDCGRGFAQKHGLSQHQRRHTDGSCHIRSHVCDKCGKAFYQKNHLLLHQRQHMDPPPSILRQQQRQAAQAAAQQAQQQQQQQQQQQQQQQQQQVQQQQVQQQVQQQQVQQQQVQQVQQQQQQQPQQQQTTCTVDTKTIQLQAIQQVQQQVQQQVQQQVQQQQQQQQQQACSVDTKAIQLNVTM, encoded by the exons ATGTGCACCACTCCTGGCAACGTAGGCACAGGATTTGGGTATGCTTGGTCCTTTGGTGGACCTGGAGCAGAAACCCGAGAAAATGCACAGGGTGAACTTACTACAAATATTAGTTATGCTGTGAATAATAATCAGGACCAAGGATCCAGCCAAAAGATACAGATCGACATTAAACCAACTAAAGTTGCCAATAGTACACATCGTAGACCCATGTTCACTATGAATGAAACTTGTCAACAGACTCCGACGACGCATCATACAGCTGGAGCTCATAATCAAACACACGGCACACATGTTCGTACTAAGAAACATCACGATGTATTTTCATTAACATGCGACAAGGGAGGTTGTAATTGTGACGCTGCGCATGCAACACCCCCACCATCtcttttttcaaatactttaGTTTTTACTACAGCTGATAAACACGCTATGAGTAAGCATTTCATGACACCTCTTGGACCACTACAGCTCACAGCAGAAGAGtgcaatgaaattttaatgaaaagaGCAGCAGCTGCTTCAAATCAAGCTAATGTTAACAATGTGGCAACGAGCCAGACAGATAGTACGGCTCACTTTGGGCATGTTTTAACGCATGTGAACACTACACAAATCGAAACAAAGGTCAAGCAACAACAAGATATGGGAAGTCAGGTCAGAGTACCAAAAGAAAGACCGTATTCTTGTTCAGAATGCGGGAAGTCATTTCTTCTAAAACATCACCTTACAACACATGCAAGGGTACATACAGGAGAACGACCTCATGTTTGCGTTCATTGTGGTAAAAGTTTTGCACACAAACACTGTCTTCATACCCACCTTCTCCTTCACAGTGCGGACCGACCATACCAATGCAGAGAATGTAAAAAGTCTTTTACACTAAAACACCACCTTGTAACGCACACACGAGTACATACGAGAGATCGTCCATTTGTTTGTCAAGAGTGTGGAAGATCATTTCCTTTAAAACGTCATTTAGTGACACATAGTAAATTCCACTCAGGGGAGAGACCTTTTGTTTGCGAAGAATGTGGAGAATCATTTTCTCAAAAGGATCACCTAACAATGCATTCGCGCTTCCATGGCAGTTTACATCCATTTGTTTGTCACGACTGTGGAGCAACCTTCCAGAGAAAGTTTGAGTTAGTGAATCATGGTCGTTTGCATGGCAGAGTTCCACATTCGTGTACTGTTTGTGGGAAAGAATTTCTTCAAAAGAGAACACTACTAGCACACATGCGCTTACATACAGGAGAAACTCCATTTGCTTGTACTGTTTGTGGAGAAGCATTTCCTCGAAAAACAGACCTGGTAACCCATTCGAAGATACATAACAATAATACGAACACAGACGAAAAATCTCTTATGTGCAG GGAATGTGGATTGGACTTCTCAAACCGGGAAGCTCTTACCCTGCACTTAAGGTTACATTCTGGTGATCGTACTCTTGTAACAGATCTCTGTGGGTTAGCAGCTGCTTTCCAACAAACTCCTGGACACTTCCTTACACCCAACACTTCTGGAACTCATCAG ATGAATGGACCCATCGGAAATCCCGGTGTCAGCCATATGCATGGTGCAACACAAACATCACCACCTGTAGGAACAGGCCCGAAACCAAAACCACACGTATGTCCCGATTGCGGTCGTGGATTCGCGCAGAAACATGGCCTGTCTCAACATCAAAGACGTCATACGGATGGTAGCTGCCATATAAGATCACACGTGTGCGATAAATGTGGAAAAGCGTTTTATCAGAAGAATCATTTGTTATTACATCAACGCCAACACATGGATCCCCCGCCCAGCATACTTCGGCAACAACAGAGACAAGCTGCACAAGCTGCTGCTCAACAagcacaacaacaacaacagcagcagcagcagcaacaacagcagcagcagcagcaacaggTACAGCAGCAACAAGTGCAACAACAAGTGCAACAACAACAAGTGCAGCAACAGCAAGTGCAACAAGtgcaacagcagcagcagcagcaacctCAACAGCAACAAACAACGTGCACTGTAGATACAAAAACAATACAGCTTCAAGCAATACAACAAGTGCAACAACAAGTTCAACAACAGGTACAACAGCAGGtacagcaacagcaacagcaacaacaacaacaagcGTGCTCTGTGGACACTAAAGCAATACAGTTAAATGTCACTATGTGA